In the Lebetimonas natsushimae genome, one interval contains:
- a CDS encoding urea transporter, translating to MKKLALVFKPYISILFLRDLKAGVILFLLSFILPSVGILGSIAIISTILFAEIAKIREEYIKYGFYLYNSLLVGMGVGFYYSVTFLTVFLTVILSILTFLISFGLNRIFIKYSLPILSLPFAIVSMFFYLASFKYTNLLSNILERKPVFNLDFPFFKEYFISMGTVFFLPYPIAGLIISLIILFYSRILFFLSILGFYTGVYFHSFFTNYYDALNSPYNFNFILIAMAVGGVFLLPTLKNYIIALISVMVSVIVVDAMEVFFNFYSLPVYTMPFNFITLLVILLFYSVGYTFFNYSIKGTPEKSLIAFLSNFFRFGGNDVKIHLPFSGKWSIYQAFNGEWTHKGKWKYAYDFVIKKNGKTYKDEGLFLEDYYAFGENVLSPVNGYVIAKRDDLKDNIIGVVDRVNNWGNYIIIKSDEGFFVEISHLMQSSIKVNVGDYVKVGDILGKCGNSGYSPEPHIHIQVQKNGFLGSETLPFKFYDYIKKNKLYFYSLPKKEEEIEATILDKSMQLRFNFILDDIYKYKTEQNEIIEFIIKMNDKGEFYLFDGKNKLYFYLHDKLFYFYEYDGAESYLKEIYKIVPRIPLINKNVIYKDVLPLDIRIKGIKLLIAEFLLPFNFNFFLRKEKYKKENLSIKSNYGEVYFSFYEKGFEKIKGKDFELRRVYEKDN from the coding sequence ATGAAAAAATTAGCACTTGTTTTTAAACCTTATATTTCTATTCTTTTTTTAAGAGATTTAAAAGCAGGGGTAATTCTATTTTTACTTTCTTTTATACTTCCAAGCGTTGGAATACTTGGAAGTATTGCTATTATTTCTACAATTTTATTTGCAGAAATAGCAAAAATTAGAGAAGAATATATAAAATACGGTTTTTATTTATATAATTCTTTGCTTGTTGGAATGGGAGTGGGATTTTATTACAGTGTTACATTTTTAACTGTTTTTCTTACTGTTATATTATCAATACTTACATTTTTAATTTCATTCGGTTTGAATAGAATTTTTATAAAATATTCACTCCCGATACTTTCTCTTCCATTTGCAATAGTAAGTATGTTTTTTTATTTAGCAAGTTTTAAATATACAAATTTACTGAGTAATATTTTAGAGAGAAAACCTGTTTTTAATTTAGATTTTCCTTTTTTTAAAGAATATTTTATTTCAATGGGAACTGTTTTTTTCTTACCGTATCCTATTGCAGGGCTTATAATAAGTTTAATTATTCTTTTTTATTCAAGAATTTTATTTTTTTTATCTATATTAGGATTTTATACGGGAGTATATTTTCATTCTTTTTTTACGAATTATTATGATGCTTTAAATTCACCTTATAATTTTAATTTTATTCTTATTGCTATGGCAGTCGGAGGTGTTTTTTTACTTCCTACTTTAAAAAATTATATAATAGCTTTAATTTCGGTAATGGTTTCTGTAATTGTAGTTGATGCTATGGAAGTATTTTTTAATTTTTATTCTTTGCCTGTTTACACAATGCCGTTTAATTTTATAACATTACTTGTTATTTTGTTGTTCTATAGTGTTGGATACACTTTTTTTAATTATTCAATAAAAGGTACACCTGAAAAATCATTGATTGCTTTTTTAAGCAATTTTTTCAGATTTGGAGGTAATGATGTAAAAATACATCTTCCATTTTCCGGAAAATGGAGTATATATCAGGCATTCAATGGAGAATGGACTCATAAAGGAAAATGGAAATATGCATATGATTTTGTAATTAAGAAAAACGGAAAAACTTATAAAGACGAAGGGCTTTTTTTAGAGGATTATTATGCTTTTGGAGAAAATGTATTATCTCCTGTAAACGGATATGTAATAGCTAAAAGGGATGATTTAAAAGATAATATTATAGGTGTTGTAGATAGAGTTAATAATTGGGGAAATTATATAATTATTAAAAGCGATGAAGGTTTTTTTGTAGAAATTTCCCATTTAATGCAATCTTCAATAAAAGTAAATGTAGGGGATTATGTAAAAGTAGGGGATATTTTAGGAAAATGCGGAAATAGCGGATATTCTCCTGAACCTCATATTCATATACAAGTCCAAAAGAACGGTTTTTTAGGAAGTGAAACATTACCATTTAAGTTTTATGATTATATTAAAAAGAACAAACTTTATTTTTATTCATTACCTAAAAAAGAGGAAGAAATAGAAGCGACTATTTTAGATAAATCTATGCAACTTAGATTTAATTTTATATTAGATGATATTTATAAATATAAAACTGAACAGAATGAAATTATTGAATTTATTATAAAAATGAACGATAAAGGAGAATTTTATTTGTTTGATGGGAAAAATAAATTATATTTTTATCTTCATGACAAATTATTTTATTTTTATGAATATGATGGCGCAGAATCGTATTTAAAAGAAATTTATAAAATAGTTCCAAGAATTCCATTAATTAATAAAAATGTAATTTATAAGGATGTTTTACCGTTGGATATAAGAATAAAAGGAATTAAATTATTAATTGCTGAATTTTTGTTGCCGTTTAATTTTAATTTTTTTCTAAGAAAAGAAAAATATAAAAAAGAAAATTTGTCTATTAAATCTAATTATGGTGAAGTATATTTTTCATTTTATGAAAAAGGATTTGAAAAAATAAAAGGAAAAGATTTTGAATTAAGGAGAGTTTATGAAAAAGACAATTAG
- a CDS encoding tetratricopeptide repeat protein, which produces MKKTISLILGGCLLFALNIKELYYKSYNYEKMGDYEDAIKVLIPIYKKYPRGYTINLRLGYLFFLNKNYENSIKHYLKASLILPYSIEPLLGLSRVYLYKGDYNNSIKYAQLVIKKDYYNFYANYYLSLALYYKKDYKTALKTVNKMLILYPTNILYLTNLGLIYEKTDKNKAKNVFENIIILDPNNQIANKYLK; this is translated from the coding sequence ATGAAAAAGACAATTAGTTTAATATTAGGAGGGTGTTTATTATTTGCATTAAATATAAAAGAACTTTATTATAAATCATACAATTATGAAAAAATGGGTGATTATGAGGATGCTATTAAAGTTTTAATTCCTATATATAAAAAATATCCGAGAGGTTATACTATAAATTTAAGACTTGGATATCTGTTTTTTTTAAATAAAAACTATGAAAATTCAATTAAACATTATCTAAAAGCATCTTTAATACTTCCTTATTCAATTGAGCCTTTGCTTGGTTTATCAAGAGTATATTTATATAAAGGAGATTATAATAATTCTATTAAATATGCACAATTAGTAATTAAAAAAGATTATTATAATTTTTATGCTAATTATTATCTTTCACTTGCACTATATTATAAAAAAGATTATAAAACTGCTTTAAAAACTGTAAATAAAATGCTTATTTTATATCCTACTAATATTTTATATTTGACAAATTTAGGATTAATATATGAAAAAACAGATAAAAATAAAGCTAAAAATGTATTTGAAAATATAATTATTTTAGATCCGAATAATCAGATAGCGAACAAATATTTAAAATGA
- a CDS encoding winged helix-turn-helix domain-containing protein, translating into MIKLNFWIDKNNKSFLGKGRIKLLKLIDKYGSISKAAREMKMSYKAAWDAIDIINSLSKEEVVEKQSGGKGGGGTYLTEYGKQLIRDFENLENEVKKFRKKLNEKYKDKF; encoded by the coding sequence ATGATAAAACTTAATTTCTGGATAGATAAAAATAATAAAAGTTTTTTGGGAAAAGGACGCATAAAATTATTAAAATTAATAGATAAGTATGGTTCGATTTCAAAGGCCGCAAGGGAGATGAAAATGAGTTATAAAGCGGCTTGGGATGCAATAGATATTATAAATTCTCTATCAAAGGAAGAGGTTGTAGAAAAACAAAGTGGTGGAAAAGGCGGGGGAGGTACATATTTAACTGAATATGGAAAACAGCTGATTAGAGATTTTGAAAATTTAGAAAATGAAGTTAAAAAATTTAGAAAAAAATTAAATGAGAAATATAAAGATAAATTTTGA
- a CDS encoding ArnT family glycosyltransferase — MKFFPIVIFYFFLLFYSINYLSFSFVEIDGIHHFPLLNHILNISFLLFGKNDFALRLPSLFTGFLSVILFYKIAQIKLKRDKERIFATYIFMLIPGMIISSVIVNKSVYLIFLTLLFIYTYEKIRIFSYVLLILYIFIDKSLISLYLALIFYSIYKKDTKFLIFSLILLAVNANYFEYKIHGKPKGYFIDLFGTYFLIFSPFVFVYFLYALYKNLFIKKDLIYFISATAFFLSMILSFRQRIKIDDFAPYTLAFVINMVNIFLKSYKVRLPKFRKFYKLLFIILFSSLIIFDVALFLNKYTPVRNLSYSFYFIKPLADYMKNKKIDYIYCKNEKLCKVLNFYGIKLGNKYYLNSSRYNVSIFHNKKLIMKIDVSKLNTLKKNSYKKDN, encoded by the coding sequence ATGAAATTTTTTCCAATAGTAATTTTTTATTTTTTTTTATTATTTTACAGTATTAATTATTTATCTTTTTCTTTTGTGGAAATTGACGGAATCCATCATTTTCCTCTTTTAAACCATATTTTAAATATTTCTTTTTTACTTTTTGGAAAAAACGATTTTGCCCTTAGGTTGCCGTCTTTATTCACAGGCTTTTTAAGTGTTATTCTTTTTTATAAAATAGCACAGATTAAATTAAAAAGAGATAAAGAGAGAATATTCGCAACTTATATATTTATGCTAATTCCCGGAATGATAATTTCATCTGTAATTGTAAATAAATCTGTGTATTTAATTTTTTTAACGTTATTATTTATTTATACATATGAAAAAATAAGGATTTTTTCATATGTACTTTTGATACTGTATATTTTTATAGATAAAAGTTTGATCTCTCTCTATTTGGCTTTGATTTTTTATTCAATATATAAAAAAGATACAAAATTTTTAATTTTCAGTTTGATTTTACTAGCGGTGAATGCAAATTACTTTGAATATAAAATCCATGGAAAACCAAAAGGATATTTTATAGATTTGTTCGGTACCTATTTTTTAATTTTTTCTCCTTTTGTTTTTGTATATTTTTTGTATGCTTTATATAAAAATCTTTTTATTAAAAAAGATTTGATTTATTTTATTTCAGCAACCGCTTTTTTTCTTTCTATGATTTTATCGTTTAGGCAAAGAATCAAAATAGATGATTTTGCCCCTTATACATTGGCTTTTGTAATAAATATGGTTAATATATTTTTAAAATCATATAAAGTAAGACTGCCAAAATTTAGAAAATTTTATAAATTGTTGTTTATTATTTTATTTTCTTCATTAATAATTTTTGATGTAGCTTTGTTTTTAAATAAATATACTCCTGTAAGAAATTTGAGTTACAGTTTTTATTTTATTAAACCTTTGGCCGATTATATGAAAAATAAAAAAATTGATTATATTTATTGTAAAAATGAAAAATTATGTAAGGTATTAAATTTTTATGGAATTAAGTTAGGAAATAAATATTATTTGAATTCTTCAAGATATAACGTTTCAATTTTTCACAATAAAAAATTAATAATGAAAATAGATGTTTCGAAATTAAACACTTTAAAAAAAAATAGTTATAAAAAAGATAATTAA
- a CDS encoding anthranilate synthase component II, protein MILMIDNYDSFTYNIVQYCLELGANLKVIRNDELSVDEIKKLNPEKIIISPGPSTPKEAGISVEIIKKIDKPILGVCLGHQSIAYAFGADIVRAKNLMHGKTSDIEITLYDDIYKNLPQKFRVTRYHSLVVDENTLPNFIVPTSYSTDDNEIMSIRVKDKPIFGVQYHPESIMSEYGKEIINNFLKL, encoded by the coding sequence ATGATATTGATGATTGATAATTATGATTCATTTACTTATAATATTGTTCAGTATTGTCTAGAACTCGGTGCAAATTTAAAAGTAATAAGAAATGACGAATTAAGTGTGGATGAAATTAAAAAACTAAATCCAGAAAAAATTATAATTTCCCCGGGACCGTCTACACCAAAAGAGGCGGGTATCAGTGTTGAAATAATTAAAAAAATAGATAAACCCATTTTGGGTGTATGTCTTGGTCATCAGTCAATTGCCTATGCGTTTGGAGCAGATATTGTCAGGGCAAAAAATTTAATGCATGGTAAAACAAGTGATATTGAAATAACACTGTATGATGATATATATAAAAATTTACCTCAAAAATTCAGAGTAACAAGATATCACTCTTTGGTAGTTGATGAAAACACATTGCCAAATTTTATTGTTCCGACTTCATATTCGACAGATGATAACGAAATTATGTCCATTAGGGTTAAAGATAAACCTATTTTCGGGGTTCAGTATCATCCTGAATCAATTATGAGTGAATATGGAAAAGAAATAATTAATAATTTTTTAAAATTATGA
- a CDS encoding methylenetetrahydrofolate reductase encodes MKEKLLSDRLITLETTPPKLPTIDPMIEKIKKTEAYKYIDGFTTTDCPLSKLKYNSIIAAYKIQQTFNKKVIATMSMRDRNIIALQSDLLGANDLNVTNILALTGDPAKMSDQPNAKAVVEGSSLKLLEIIRAFNSGMDYAGKEFKIKPKQITPFAVSNSYAKNFSSIEKKIYKKVKNFALGIITQPVYDLEIADKLLEIRDKIRNSFSDERKNFDMILGFFPITKLKTAQFLHSHVPGIYVPDSWIDKLIKAHKISENEEYKVGLELSRNLFNNLQKKHPKIHIMTANRFEIVKELF; translated from the coding sequence ATGAAAGAAAAACTTTTAAGTGACAGATTAATAACACTTGAAACAACTCCTCCAAAACTTCCTACAATTGATCCAATGATTGAAAAAATAAAAAAAACTGAAGCTTATAAATATATAGACGGATTTACCACAACAGACTGCCCTTTAAGCAAACTGAAATATAATTCAATAATAGCAGCATATAAAATTCAGCAAACATTTAATAAAAAAGTAATAGCCACAATGAGTATGAGGGACAGGAATATAATTGCTCTTCAAAGTGATTTGCTTGGTGCCAATGATTTAAATGTTACAAACATTTTGGCCCTAACAGGAGACCCGGCCAAAATGTCTGACCAGCCAAATGCTAAAGCCGTGGTTGAAGGCAGCAGTTTAAAACTTCTTGAAATAATAAGGGCATTCAATAGCGGAATGGATTATGCAGGAAAAGAGTTTAAAATAAAGCCAAAACAAATTACCCCTTTTGCTGTAAGTAACTCATATGCTAAAAATTTCTCTTCAATTGAAAAAAAAATTTATAAAAAAGTAAAAAATTTTGCCTTAGGTATAATAACCCAGCCGGTATATGATTTGGAAATTGCCGATAAACTGCTTGAAATAAGAGATAAAATAAGAAATAGTTTCAGTGATGAAAGAAAAAATTTTGATATGATTTTGGGATTTTTCCCTATTACAAAATTAAAAACCGCCCAGTTTTTACACTCACACGTACCTGGTATTTACGTGCCGGACAGTTGGATAGACAAATTAATTAAAGCACATAAAATAAGTGAAAACGAGGAATATAAAGTAGGACTTGAGCTTAGTCGCAATTTATTTAATAATTTACAAAAGAAACATCCAAAAATTCATATTATGACAGCTAACAGATTTGAAATAGTAAAAGAGCTTTTTTAA